AAACCGAGCCTGCCCTCGACGTTGTCGTAGTACGCCGCCCAGCCGAAGTCGCCGTGGCCGAGCGCGGTGAGCGGCTTGCCGGGCACCGCGCCGGGCGCGGGCGCGGTCCACTGCTCCAGCGGAGTCACCGTAGGCGGGGTGCCGGGCGCGGCCCCGGCGGCGTCCAGGATCCAGGCGCGGACGGCGCGGGGCCTCGGGCCCGCCTTGGCCGACAGCCTGGCCACCAGCCACCGCTCGGGCAGGGCGGGGAAGACCACCGGCCCCGGCTCGCCGCCGGTGGGCGGCGCCTGCTCGGCGTGGGTGAGCGCGTCGGGGACCGCCCAGTGCAGGTAGGCGCCGGTGGCGCGGGGCGCCGCCCGGTCGGTGAACGGGTCGGCCTGGAGCATCTGGACCGCGTCGCCGCCGGGGACGGGCTCGCGCATGGCGGTGTCGGCCCACTGCGCCGGGCCGTCGCCGGCGCGCAGGGCCAGCACGTCCAGCGCGACCGGGACCAGCAGCCATGAGGCGGCGTCGGGCGCGGCGGCCGTGGTGAGGACCGGCTGTGATTCGTCCACGTTCTCCCCCGGGGTGCGGCGTCCTGCGTTGCCGCTCATTCGAAGACCTGCCGGTACGGGCGGCTCAGCAGCGCGGCGGCGAGCGGTCCCGGGCCGGCCCTGCCGCCTCGGCCCGGCTGCCTGGCCACATCGGCGGCCAGCTTGACGATGTCGACGGTCTGGGGCGCGCGCATCTGGACCGGGACGTTCGCCCCGGTCGTGTTCGGCGCCGGCGGGACGACCAGCCCCCCGGTCTGGGGGTCGACGTGGAAGCCGTGGCCCAGTTCGCGGTGCGGTTCCTCGATCCAGACCGCGGACGGCACCTGCGGCCACAGCACCAGCAGCAGCGTGGGCGCCAGCGCCTCGAACCGCAGCGGCACGATCGGGTCGAGCCCCGCGGGCTTGGCGTCGCGCGGCGGCACCGGATCGGCGAACGCCAGGATCTGCGTGGTCGGCCACCGCGCCACCAGGGTGGAGCGCAGCAGCATGCCCGCCGCGGGCCCCGAGGCGGCGGCGGTGCGCATCCTGCGCCGGTAGAGCTCGGTGTGCCGGGCGGCGAGCGCGCTCGCCCGGCTGCCCGTCCCGCCGACGCTCAGCACGCCCTCGGTCAGCGCCTCCAGCCATTCGCCGTCCACGATGAAGAAGCGGACCGACTCCTCGGGCAGAAGGGCCGGATCTGGGACGATGTGGTCGAACGGGATGCCCATCAACCGGTGGTAGCGGTCGATGGCCTCGGTGACGGCCTGCGGCGGCTCGCTGGCGCTCGGCCCCTCGGCCGCCGCCATGCCCCGCTGGAGCGCCGCGCGCCCTGCCTCGCTCATGACCGTCCCTCCGCCTTGGTTCCGGCGTCCCGCGGGATCGCGCCGTTGGATGGGGCACCGTTGGCGCCGGGTGCCTCTGGCGGAGTCCCCTCGCGCCGGCCGTGCAGGCGGCGGACACCGTCGGGGACGCCCCACGGGTCGGTGGTCGCGCCCGACAGGCGCGCCACCGTCTCGGCCGCGACGTCGCCCGGGGTGGATCCGGCCGCGAACGCGGGCGGGCCCAGGCCCGACATCAGGTCGCGGCGGCGCCACTCGCTGAGCTCGCGGACCAGGGACCGGTCGGCGGCGGCCAGCAGCCGGCCGAGCGTGCGGGCGGTGGACAGGCTCACGTCCGTCTCACCCTCGGCCGCCGCGGCCGGCTCGTCGGCGACGCCCACGATCGGGCCCCGGTACAGGGCGACGCCCGGCGTCCCGTCCCGGCGGATGTGGTCCAGGCGGGTGGGGTGCCCGGCCGACAGGCCGAACGCGGCCGCGTTCTGCGCGACGCCCGCCGCGACCTTCTGGAAGGTGCCCGAACTCCCGGACTTGAACGTCCAGTCGTGCAGCACCGGCAGAGTGACGGTCACCGGGACGCTGCCGCGGTCCAGGACGGCACCGTGGTCGGCCAGCGAGACCAGGCACATGTTGTAGGCATGGTTGGCGACCGGGAGGCGGCCGGTCATCACGACCGCGACCCATCCGTCGTCGTCGCGGGCGGTGTCCGGGCCGCCGGGGGCGACCTGGCGGGCGTGGCACAGCAGCGGCACCTCGGCCCGCAGGGGCAGCGCGGCCCGAGCCACGTCCGCGCTCATCGACACCGTGGTGTAGCGGGTGCCGTCCGGGGCGGCCACGTTGCGAGTGATGGTGGCCTCGTTGACGTCCAGTAGCAGCAGTGCCAGCCACGGGGTGCTGGTGGAGGGGGCCACCGCCTTCTCCCAGGGCAGGGTGCGTCGGCGCAGCACCACGTGCCCCAGTGTGGTGGTGTAGGCCCCCGCCGAGTCGGGCGGCGGGTACACCGAAAGGACCTCGCTGGGGTCCAGCCGGTACTTCGCCCCGGCCACCTTGACCCACCGGTCCTCGGTGAACACCTCCAGCGACTGCGCGCCCGCGTGGTCGGCGGTGGCGCTGTGCTCGACGGTGGTGGTCACCCGGACCCGGTAGGTGTCGTCGCGCAGTCCGGGGGCGACTCCGTCGTAGAAGTCGATCCGCCCGGGTTCCAGTTCGGTCATTTCCGTCCCCCGTCGTTGTCGGCGGCGGCCCAGCGCGCCACGGCGGGCCCCGTCCCGGCCGCGGCGAGCGCCTGCCCTGCCGCCTCGTCCTCGCGTTGCGCGACCGCGTGCACCGCGACCGCGGACCAGCCGCCTGGCAGTTCCAGATCCACCTGCACCGGCGGGTCGGCGCCGTCCTCGCGGGACGGCACCTGGAGCAGCAGGCCCATCCCCGAGGCGGTGCGCAGGGCCTCGCCGCGGACGGTGCGGCCGTCGATGGTGACGGCGCCGTCCAGGTCGGCGGCGGCCCCGGCGGTGCCGTCGGCGCGCTCCACCAGGACCTGCACGACCGTGGTGGCCGCCGGCAGCAGCGTCCGGCAGCCGCCCCGGTTCCGCAGCAGGTCTCCGGCGCTGAGCAGGACGACCTGGTCGGGGGCGGCGGGCATCGGCACCGGGCCGTCCGGCAGCAGCGTGGCCCGCCCGGCGAGCGCCACACCCGGCAGCACCTGGACGACGGGCGTCCCGACGTGCCAGCCCGGGGCCCCGGCGGGCAGGCCCGCCACGTCGCCGACCATGACGTGCGAGGTGCCCTCCGGCGGGGTGAAGGCCTCGGCCGCGGCGTCCACGACACGGTCGGCCAGCACGTGCCCGGACCCGGACACGCACACCACCCGCGCCTGGCCGTGCTCGACGGCCAGCCCCGCGCTCTCCCCAGCGGAGACGCGCCACACGTACCCCGCCTCGGGGGCCAGCGTCACGGCGTCGCCGGTCGCGGCGAGCGCGGCCGAGGGGGCCGGTGCGGGCCTGGACACCCGGCGTCCGCCGGGGTGCACCACCCCGATCAGCCTCGGCCCCGTAGCGGCCGGCGTCCGGCGGGTCCGGGCGGGCGGCGCCGGTTCGGCGGCCAGGGCCGTGGCCGCGCGGGCACGCCCGGCGGGCGCCCCGAACGGCAGCGGGGTGCTGACGGCGGTGATCTCGGGCCGGACCGTCACCGGGGCGCCGGTGGCGGCGGTGATGAAGTCCAGGTCGACGCCGCCGAGCGCGGGCAGGCCGTCCACGTGCTGCGGCTGGTCACCGGGCGCGGGGGCGGGCTGCCACAGCGCGGCCTGGAAGCCGCCCTGCCGCGGCGTCACCACCATCGAGTTCGGCTGGGCGCCGGTCGATCCGGTGACCGCGACCTGGTGGGTGACGCGGAAGTACGGCAGGACCTTGTTCCCGCACGGTGTCGGGTGCAGCGGGGCGGGCCCGCCGACGGTGATGCCGGTGAGCGGGACCGGGGTCTCGCCGACCTTGGCGCGCGTCGCCGGAATGCGGCTCTCGGTGCGCAGCCGCGCCGCCGCCTGGATCGGCCACGGGTCGGCCTGCGACCCGTCGGCCGGGTTCGCGCCGGTCGCGGCCGGGCCGGTGTCGGCCGCGGCGCCCGCCGAGACCGCCACCACCGCCGGGCCGGTGGGCCCGGCCAGGTAGCGGCGGCTGAACGCCAGCCAGGTCAGGTACGCCGGCGGGGGCGGCGCCGGGTCGCCGATGTGCACCGTCACCGAGGCGACCGCCAGGTCGACCCGGGCGCGGCCGTGCAGCGGCGGCCCCTCGACCTGGAGCGACACGCCCAGGCTGACACTGACCCGGATCGTCACACAGGCGATGAAGCACACCCGCAGCCGGAACGTCGCGCCGACCTCCACGCCCATGTCGACGCGGTAGTAGAACGGATCCCAGCCGAGCAGGACGTCCAGCCACGCGGTGAACCACAGCCGGACGATGTCGGTGTCGTAGGCGGCCTCGATCCGGCCGCCGAACATCATGAACCCGGGCACGACGGCGAAGTACGCCTCGCCCTTGACCGAGACCTGCTTGGAGACCGCCCAGCGGATGCCGACGCGCGGCACCACCGGGAAGCCCTCGGGGTCGAACCACGGCGAGTAGCCGCCGATGGTCAGCACGAACCGGCGTTCGCGGAACCAGATGACGAACGCGAAGCCGCCGGTGAGCTGGCAGTCGCGCGACAGCAGCCAGGAGTTGTCGGTGAGCTGGGCGCGGATGGACAGGAGGCTCTCGGTGGAGTCGAACCGGGCGTTGACCGCGAGCTCGACGTTGGCGATGGCCGGCCCGGCCATCGGCAGCACCATGCGCGAGACGCCGAGCAGGCCGACCTGGAAGCCGCGGTCGAGGGCGGCGTAGGCGACCGCGCTGGTGTGCACCAGCTCGAAGCTGGAGAACCGCACCCCCGCCGCGACCCAGTGGCTGCCCCGGCGGGCCGGGGCGACCTTGCGCAGCGCGGCGAGCTGCGAGTCGGGGTCGCGGGGCTGCCCGACGCCGCCCTCCTGGACCGCCTGCACCAGCGGGAAGGACGCGGCGGCGATCGGGTCGGTGGGGACCACCAGCGCCCGGTTGTAGCCGACGCCGCCCGCCAGGCCCTCCACGAACAGGTAGGGCGGGCCACCCAGCGCGAACGGCAGCGCGACGAACACGAACAGCGAGGTGGCGCCGTCGGCGCCCTTGGAGTAGCCGCCGATCGCGGTGAAGCCGCGGCCCGCCACGTCCACCGACAGCTCGCCGGTGTACTCGGCGACGCCGTCGGCCACGGTCCGGGTGAGCCCGCCGGCGACCCGCACCGAGGGCAGGTCCAGCGAGACCGCCAGGCCGTCCAAGCCGATCTCCCACTCACCGGGCTCGGCCAGGTCGTCCAGGGGGACCAGCAGCCGCAGCCCGTCCGGTCTGATCGACATGCCGGCCAGGGCGAGGCTGCCGTCGAAGAACAGCGCGACGGCGTCGGGGTGGGCGGCGTGCTCGGGGCCGGTGAGCTTGCGGTGCGCGAGGCCGAGCTGGTCCAGGTGCAGCGGGCCGAACGACTTCTGCACCGGCAGCCAGCGCGGCTCGGCGGCGTCGGTGCCGTTCAGCGCGACCTGCGGCCCGGCCGGGCCGGTGGCGACCACCACGTCGATCGGCGGGTTGGCCGGGGTGCCGTCGCCACTGCCGGGCGCCAGGATCCCGCCCGCGACCGGGTCGCTCGCGGGGCCCGGCGCGGCCAGCAGCGGCAGGCCCAGCCCGCCGAGCACGGCCGCCGCCCCCAGCGAGCCCGGTGTGGTGGAGCGGCGCGGGGTCCCGCCGACCGGCAGCGCGACCTCGGCGCGGACGAAGCCGGACGCGTGGCCGAGGCGGACGCCGCCGGCGTCGATGACGGCGGCGCCGTCGCGGCGCCGCACGGTCGCGCCGACGCCGCCGAGCCGCAGTGCGGGAGCCAGGCCCGGCGCCGTCCCGGCGGTGTCCAGCAGCAGGAGCGTCACGCCGTTCTCGGCGGCCGGCCAGGCGATGCCCGTTCCGGCGGGCAGGCCCGCGTGCAGTCCGACCCGGTAATCCCCGGCGGTGATCTCGGCCTGGCCGGTGAGGCGCAGGCCCAGCAGGGTGCCGGAGCGGGCCAGCCCCAGTCCCAGGCCGCCCGGCAGCGGGACGGCGACGCCGTCCAACACGCCGAGCAGGTCCCGCAGCGCGGCCGCGGGGCCGGGCAGCGGCAGCAGCCGGTCCTGGTCGTCCACGACCTTGGCCGCGCGCAGCAGGTCCCGGGTGTTCTTGCCGGTGGGGCCGCCCCACAGGGGGCGCGACAGCCAGGTGTCGGCCGCCCGCATCATCAGCCGGGTCGCCAGCGGGACGACCCACGCCTGGGCGAGCCGGGCCGCGTCGGCGGCGGTGATCGCCGCCGGGACGGGGGCGAGCGCGACGACGACCTGGTCGTCGCCGAGCGGGCGCAGGGTGACGCGCAGCCGTCCGTCCGAGCCCGCCGACAGGTCCAGCCGGGGCGTCAGCACGATCCCGGCGCCGGTGTCCAGGCGGGTCGCGAGCCGGGCGGCGGCGGTGAAGGCCGTGCCGGAGCGGCCGACCGTCACGTCGGCGGTGACCCCGGCGCCGACCTGCCCGCCGGCGGGTGTCTGGAGGTTCAGGCCGGTCAGCCCGACCAGCAGGGCGGGCCGGGCCGAGGCGGGGACGGCGACGGCGTCGAGGACGAGGTTCCCGCCCCGGACCGGGGTGGACACCCGCAGCGCGCCGGGCGCGGGCGAGGAGACGATGCCTCCGAGCAGCCGGCCCAGCAGTGTGGCGGTGGCGCTCACCCCGGCGGCGGTGATGCCGTCCGGGGAACCCGGCGCCGCCCGGACCAGCCGGGCGAGCCGGTCGCCCCGGGCGGCGAAGCCGTGGCCGGGCCCCGCGGCGGGGTCGTAGACGCCCAGTGCCGCGGCGACGGCGAGGGCGTCCGACAGCAGTGGGGAGGGCGCGGGCGACGCCGCCGCGGCGGTCAGGCCGTCCAGCACCTCGGGCAGCAGGCGCGCGGCCTGCGCCGCGACGAGCTCCGCGACCCCCTTGACGGCGGGCAGAAGGTGGACGGTGGTCTCCGCCCCGGAGAGGGTGAAGGCCAGCACCGGGCCGTCGGGGCCCTGCCCGGCGATGACGCGGACGCTCCCCCAGCTGCCCGGCAGCGGCAGGTCCACCTCCAGGGTGCCGCCGACGGCGGCGTGCCGGCCGGCGAGGGTGACCGCCGCCGACAGCGCCAGGGTGATCCCACTGATCGCGACGGGTGAGTTGGTGGCCAGGGAGAGCCTGGTCCCGCCTGCCGGGGCCGCGTCGGCCCGCACGATCAGGTTGCCGGGCAGCACCAGCGGCCGGGCCGCGTCGCGGGTCAGGCCGGCGGCGTCGGCGAGATCGGCCAGGACCCTGTTCAGCGCCGCCGGGTCGGGCGTTCCCGCTCCGGCGCCGCCCAGCAGGTTGTCCAGCAGCCAGCCCGCCGGGTCGTGCAGCAGCCGCGACAGCGCGGCGGCCGGGCCGAACCCGCCGATGACCCGTTCGAGCAGGCCGGTCAGGCAGACGTCGGCGATCAGGCGCGGCACCACCGGGGCCAGCGCGGCGCGCAGCTCGGCGGGCCCGGCGTCCAGCGGCAGCGGCGCGTCCAGCCACGGCGCGTGCAGCCGGGGCGCGCCGGTCGGCCCCCGGTCCAGCCCGAGGCCGGCCAGGGACAGCGCGCAGTCCGCGGTCGCCGCGCCGCCGAGCTCGACCTCGCCGTCGCCGCGGAACCGGCCACCGGCCGCGGTGGTCTGCCCGGCGCCGGTGGTGCGGACCGCTACCCGCCACGGGTCCGGGGCGACGACCAGCTCGACCGGCAGGTCCGGGGAGCGCCAGCGCCACGGCCCGGCCCCGGCCGCCGCGCCGGCGTCGCGGACCAGGCCGTACAGGCCGGTACCGCGGTCCAGCAGCGGGACCAGCCGGGGCCCCAGGTAGGCGCCGGGGTCGGCGGCCAGCGCGGCGAACGCGTCGGCGATCCAGACCTTGCCCGACCCGTCGGTGCCGGTCAGGCCCAAGTCGGTGAGCAGGTTCAGGAACGCGGCCAGCTCGCCGCCGGCCGGGTCCTCCCGGCCGAGCGCGTCGATGAGGCGGGCCAGCAGCGGCGCGGCGCGCGGGTCGTCCAGGCCCGCGGCGTGCGACCAGCGGCCGCCGAGGGCGGCGTCGCGGAGCACGACGTCCAGAACCGGCGCGCCGAAGTCGCCGGGCACCGTGACGGTGGCCTCCAGGGTCCCGATCCGCGCCCCCGTCTCGGGGACGGCGCCGGTCTCGGTGTCCAGCAGCGGCCCGCCGACGCGGACCAGCCGGACCCGGGCGACCAAGCCGGCCCGCGGCGCCGGCGGCTCGGGCGCGCCGACCACGACCGGGACTCGGCCCAGGTCCAGCCGCACGTCGGTCTCGACGGAGACCGCGCCGGCCGGCCCGGCGGGCTTGGGCAGCCCGATCCGCACCCCGTGGGCCAGGTGGGTGACCTGCTCACCGGGGGCGCCGGCGGCCGCGGCGCCCGCGACCAGGGCGGCCAGCCGCGTCGCCAGCGTGCCGCCGGGCAGCTCACCGGTGATGGCCAGGACGGGGATGCCGCGCACGTCCGGCGGTGTCGCCGGAACCGCGGCGAACCGGGCGGCGGGCAGCAGCCCTGGCCCCTCCACCGCGGCGGTCGTGGCGGGCAGTTCCCGCCCGTACGGATCGAGGTCGTCCTGCGTGGGCGCCAGGAACACGAGCATGTCGTCCGCGCCGTCGGCGCCCAGGCCGTACGGCGCGACCCCGCGGACGAGCCGGGCGGCGTTGCGCACGCCGGGGCCGGTCAGCGCGCTGACGTCCACCGGCTTCAGCGGCGTGCCGAGCGTGACCAGCCCGAGTACCGAGGTCGCCGGCTCGGCGGCCAGGTCGGCGACCAGTCTGCGGGCGGCCACGCCCGCGACCGAGTGGGCGACCAGCACCGTGCGCCCGCCGGGCCGCGCGACGGCGAT
The sequence above is a segment of the Actinomadura coerulea genome. Coding sequences within it:
- a CDS encoding DUF6603 domain-containing protein, with protein sequence MIPDTMTAEVSALGRAIGLFDGPSGDLSLNTAFFASPAEHVARVLADPDQRDAALEALDLLLPHAALEEETRLHPLVEPTDIGGLYLGVTRTGTGAAAQILLDLRAVAQPGPTAPRVTATVPLVAVRDGVLAVVTGEAAHPVELTATVRLPGDGARLTASLSMAGTGPGGAAARFRVRYRPGPASTLPPLELDPIAVPVGLAQLAAALVDALLSAAEQPAQVRALAGHLTGLLGLSDGLPALPLAGLVHDPAAMRGWLAGLAGSTQADGRSALVAWLRHIAGLLGDLPMSAPAAGAPTEEEPAVLRLTPPGPGPAVSARVWLRPAPDSGTPVLVVALAAEFAVAAAGAVVSGEGILLALPLHGTGPAVLAERAEVTVRRAVTEGPLIPAGPATHGFGVGSLRAGLRYDASGLGPVLELRDVVTPDHVFPRLDLTDASSLGSTAAAALEDAVEEGLGAAGPFAGAVRTLLGLAMTPGTDIGGLATAPTRALAAYYRELRQTADGWRRLLAAIGGLLGSGRPGDLAPVSGAGTAADPWVLPLGWWPGNTAATGGFALALWDEGTAGAPRLHLGLRLRVASAAQADTAWAVSAQAALLAADLAPGGGGVRWLGGVRADLAVTPPGEELDGDLGLATGDLRAFAAWAPGRPLTAQVTLEDVRLTVAGEQLALGTLRLPAGADASSGTFGLAISPAQAVDVLRAVVARAAASWGGPGAGLLPSILGMGRSARLPEGAPAIEPPDPGDAGSLLERPLEALRSWAAALVSAQAGVTTAGLPYLSEARWPLQAFLTDRVGLFEDIGAAGPAPAGHGTAAAPWTVPLQPHDRPAAELLTWTLPGGPPPEWAEAVTARLESETLDTTDLDYVADLAADLGPFVGEATAALGSGTDALGSLRLLRDLFAEGDGVVPADAAGRGPGSAEVATPVTAAHHMLPRSRDAVRAALGTVRSLTAGLGTVPWSVVLVAPSFAGDDCWSGLVAAATAPGGPLPASAAVATVDLRGAPDPLHADLSTIGAAPVYVVRLGEKAEHTAVHQAAQLRRVLDRIAVARPGGRTVLVAHSVAGVAARRLVADLAAEPATSVLGLVTLGTPLKPVDVSALTGPGVRNAARLVRGVAPYGLGADGADDMLVFLAPTQDDLDPYGRELPATTAAVEGPGLLPAARFAAVPATPPDVRGIPVLAITGELPGGTLATRLAALVAGAAAAGAPGEQVTHLAHGVRIGLPKPAGPAGAVSVETDVRLDLGRVPVVVGAPEPPAPRAGLVARVRLVRVGGPLLDTETGAVPETGARIGTLEATVTVPGDFGAPVLDVVLRDAALGGRWSHAAGLDDPRAAPLLARLIDALGREDPAGGELAAFLNLLTDLGLTGTDGSGKVWIADAFAALAADPGAYLGPRLVPLLDRGTGLYGLVRDAGAAAGAGPWRWRSPDLPVELVVAPDPWRVAVRTTGAGQTTAAGGRFRGDGEVELGGAATADCALSLAGLGLDRGPTGAPRLHAPWLDAPLPLDAGPAELRAALAPVVPRLIADVCLTGLLERVIGGFGPAAALSRLLHDPAGWLLDNLLGGAGAGTPDPAALNRVLADLADAAGLTRDAARPLVLPGNLIVRADAAPAGGTRLSLATNSPVAISGITLALSAAVTLAGRHAAVGGTLEVDLPLPGSWGSVRVIAGQGPDGPVLAFTLSGAETTVHLLPAVKGVAELVAAQAARLLPEVLDGLTAAAASPAPSPLLSDALAVAAALGVYDPAAGPGHGFAARGDRLARLVRAAPGSPDGITAAGVSATATLLGRLLGGIVSSPAPGALRVSTPVRGGNLVLDAVAVPASARPALLVGLTGLNLQTPAGGQVGAGVTADVTVGRSGTAFTAAARLATRLDTGAGIVLTPRLDLSAGSDGRLRVTLRPLGDDQVVVALAPVPAAITAADAARLAQAWVVPLATRLMMRAADTWLSRPLWGGPTGKNTRDLLRAAKVVDDQDRLLPLPGPAAALRDLLGVLDGVAVPLPGGLGLGLARSGTLLGLRLTGQAEITAGDYRVGLHAGLPAGTGIAWPAAENGVTLLLLDTAGTAPGLAPALRLGGVGATVRRRDGAAVIDAGGVRLGHASGFVRAEVALPVGGTPRRSTTPGSLGAAAVLGGLGLPLLAAPGPASDPVAGGILAPGSGDGTPANPPIDVVVATGPAGPQVALNGTDAAEPRWLPVQKSFGPLHLDQLGLAHRKLTGPEHAAHPDAVALFFDGSLALAGMSIRPDGLRLLVPLDDLAEPGEWEIGLDGLAVSLDLPSVRVAGGLTRTVADGVAEYTGELSVDVAGRGFTAIGGYSKGADGATSLFVFVALPFALGGPPYLFVEGLAGGVGYNRALVVPTDPIAAASFPLVQAVQEGGVGQPRDPDSQLAALRKVAPARRGSHWVAAGVRFSSFELVHTSAVAYAALDRGFQVGLLGVSRMVLPMAGPAIANVELAVNARFDSTESLLSIRAQLTDNSWLLSRDCQLTGGFAFVIWFRERRFVLTIGGYSPWFDPEGFPVVPRVGIRWAVSKQVSVKGEAYFAVVPGFMMFGGRIEAAYDTDIVRLWFTAWLDVLLGWDPFYYRVDMGVEVGATFRLRVCFIACVTIRVSVSLGVSLQVEGPPLHGRARVDLAVASVTVHIGDPAPPPPAYLTWLAFSRRYLAGPTGPAVVAVSAGAAADTGPAATGANPADGSQADPWPIQAAARLRTESRIPATRAKVGETPVPLTGITVGGPAPLHPTPCGNKVLPYFRVTHQVAVTGSTGAQPNSMVVTPRQGGFQAALWQPAPAPGDQPQHVDGLPALGGVDLDFITAATGAPVTVRPEITAVSTPLPFGAPAGRARAATALAAEPAPPARTRRTPAATGPRLIGVVHPGGRRVSRPAPAPSAALAATGDAVTLAPEAGYVWRVSAGESAGLAVEHGQARVVCVSGSGHVLADRVVDAAAEAFTPPEGTSHVMVGDVAGLPAGAPGWHVGTPVVQVLPGVALAGRATLLPDGPVPMPAAPDQVVLLSAGDLLRNRGGCRTLLPAATTVVQVLVERADGTAGAAADLDGAVTIDGRTVRGEALRTASGMGLLLQVPSREDGADPPVQVDLELPGGWSAVAVHAVAQREDEAAGQALAAAGTGPAVARWAAADNDGGRK